A window from Streptomyces sp. NBC_00271 encodes these proteins:
- a CDS encoding SigE family RNA polymerase sigma factor, with the protein MTSLVCTSGSNGGTRTLPYPSFSSYMKARQPVLLRTARSLTANPSDAEDLLQTALTKTYVAWERIEDHRALDGYVRRALLNTRTSQWRKRKVDEFVCDELPEPEDVPAGDPAEQQALHDAMWRAIMKLPARQRAMVVLRYYEDLSEAQTAEVLGVSVGTVKSAVSRALGKLREDPELEPVR; encoded by the coding sequence ATGACCTCACTCGTCTGCACCAGCGGTTCGAACGGTGGGACGCGGACCCTTCCGTACCCGTCGTTCTCGTCGTACATGAAGGCCCGCCAGCCGGTGCTGCTGCGTACCGCCCGCTCGCTGACCGCGAACCCGAGCGACGCCGAGGACCTGCTGCAGACCGCGCTGACCAAGACCTACGTCGCGTGGGAGCGGATCGAGGACCACCGCGCGCTCGACGGCTATGTACGGCGTGCGCTGCTGAACACCCGGACCTCGCAGTGGCGCAAGCGCAAGGTCGACGAGTTCGTGTGCGACGAGCTCCCGGAGCCGGAGGACGTCCCCGCCGGGGACCCGGCCGAGCAGCAGGCGCTGCACGACGCGATGTGGCGCGCGATCATGAAGCTCCCGGCGCGGCAGCGGGCCATGGTCGTCCTTCGGTACTACGAGGACCTGAGCGAGGCACAGACCGCGGAGGTGCTCGGCGTCTCCGTCGGCACGGTCAAGTCGGCGGTGTCACGGGCGTTGGGCAAGCTGCGCGAGGACCCGGAGCTGGAACCCGTGCGCTGA
- a CDS encoding lipid-transfer protein encodes MSVRTRDRLGGRAAIVGIGATEFSKDSGRSELTLAAEAVRAALDDAGLTPAEVDGMVTFTMDTSPEITVAQAAGIGELSFFSRVHYGGGAACATVQQAALAVATGVAEVVVCYRAFNERSGRRFGAGVQQREPSAEGVALGWALPFGLLTPASWVAMAAQRYLHTYALTPEVFGHVAVVDRKYAATNPAAYFHGRPITLAEHAASRWIVEPLRLLDCCQETDGGQALVVTSVERARELPHPPAVITAAAQGAGRAQEQMTSFYRDELTGLPEMGVVARQLWRTSGLTPTDIDVGILYDHFTPFVLMQLEEFGFCKPGEAADFVAEEQLPLNTHGGQLGEAYLHGMNGVAEAVRQLRGTSVNQIPGAGRTLVTAGTGVPTSGLILGADGV; translated from the coding sequence GTGAGCGTACGCACGAGGGACCGGCTCGGCGGCCGGGCGGCGATCGTCGGGATCGGGGCCACCGAGTTCTCCAAGGACTCCGGGCGCAGCGAGCTGACGCTCGCCGCGGAGGCGGTGCGGGCGGCCCTCGACGACGCGGGGCTGACGCCGGCCGAGGTGGACGGGATGGTCACCTTCACCATGGACACCAGCCCGGAGATCACCGTCGCCCAGGCGGCCGGGATCGGCGAGCTGTCCTTCTTCTCCCGGGTGCACTACGGAGGGGGTGCGGCCTGCGCCACCGTCCAGCAGGCGGCGCTCGCGGTGGCGACCGGGGTGGCCGAGGTCGTCGTCTGCTACCGGGCGTTCAACGAGCGGTCGGGGCGGAGATTCGGAGCGGGGGTGCAGCAGCGGGAGCCGTCGGCCGAGGGCGTCGCGCTGGGCTGGGCCCTGCCGTTCGGGCTGCTCACCCCGGCGTCCTGGGTGGCGATGGCGGCCCAGCGGTATCTGCACACCTACGCACTGACGCCCGAGGTGTTCGGCCATGTCGCCGTAGTGGACCGCAAGTACGCGGCGACGAACCCGGCGGCGTACTTCCACGGCAGACCGATCACCCTCGCCGAACACGCGGCCTCGCGGTGGATCGTGGAGCCGCTGCGGCTGCTGGACTGCTGCCAGGAGACGGACGGCGGCCAGGCCCTGGTCGTCACCTCCGTGGAGCGCGCCCGGGAGCTGCCGCATCCGCCTGCGGTGATCACGGCGGCGGCCCAGGGTGCGGGCCGGGCGCAGGAACAGATGACGAGTTTCTACCGGGACGAGCTGACCGGGCTGCCGGAGATGGGGGTCGTGGCGCGCCAGCTGTGGCGGACCTCGGGGCTGACCCCTACGGACATCGACGTGGGCATCCTGTACGACCACTTCACGCCGTTCGTGCTGATGCAGTTGGAGGAGTTCGGGTTCTGCAAGCCGGGGGAGGCCGCGGACTTCGTCGCCGAGGAGCAGCTTCCGCTGAACACCCACGGGGGGCAACTCGGGGAGGCGTATCTGCACGGGATGAACGGGGTGGCGGAGGCCGTACGCCAGCTGCGCGGCACGTCCGTGAACCAGATACCGGGCGCCGGTCGCACCCTGGTCACCGCGGGCACCGGGGTCCCCACGTCGGGGTTGATCCTGGGGGCGGACGGGGTGTGA
- a CDS encoding MaoC family dehydratase, with protein sequence MRVGEGERARGVEGQRVRVGEDGCVRVGEGERARVGDELPPLEIEITRTLIVAGAIASRDYQDVHHDAELARHRGSPDVFMNILTTNGLVGRYITDHFGPAAVLRKVAIRLGAPNYPGDTMVLTGKVEEVEGDTATVRVVGANGIGRHVTGTVTVTLPTGGAS encoded by the coding sequence ATGAGGGTCGGGGAAGGGGAGCGCGCCCGGGGCGTGGAGGGACAGCGCGTGCGGGTCGGAGAGGACGGGTGCGTGCGAGTCGGAGAGGGCGAGCGGGCGCGGGTCGGTGACGAGCTGCCGCCGCTGGAGATCGAGATCACGCGCACGCTGATCGTGGCCGGGGCCATCGCCTCCCGGGACTACCAGGACGTGCACCACGACGCCGAGCTGGCACGGCACAGGGGCTCCCCCGACGTCTTCATGAACATCCTGACCACCAACGGCCTCGTCGGGCGATACATCACGGACCACTTCGGACCGGCGGCCGTCCTCCGCAAGGTGGCCATACGGCTGGGAGCGCCCAACTACCCCGGCGACACGATGGTGTTGACCGGCAAGGTCGAAGAGGTCGAGGGCGACACCGCGACCGTGCGCGTCGTCGGGGCGAACGGCATCGGCAGACATGTGACCGGGACCGTGACGGTCACGCTGCCGACCGGAGGCGCCTCGTGA
- a CDS encoding acyl-CoA dehydrogenase family protein, producing MDFTPTEEQAAARDLAARIFGDLSTPERLAAAGSSSDAETWKALCAAGLVAAVADTGLLGLVLLLEEQGRTTAQVPFAASCVYGLLAVSAHGSPEQRERLLPGIGDGTAVVCGAVFEPGGVRADAAGRLSGVVPVVPWLRDASHVLVADDRRRLWLVRTADARCAPVELTAPWAAGRLTLEGTPGEPVGGTDAYDDVLATARTAFAGLQAGVCAGSLARAVEHTNTREQFGRPLAAKQGVQLRAADAYMDTEAIRVTAYEAAWRRDEGLAYATHALTAAWWASEAGQRVVHAGQHLHGGTGADLEHPVHRHFLWGRQLDAYLGCGSEVLQELGELIASGEEET from the coding sequence ATGGACTTCACGCCCACCGAGGAACAGGCGGCCGCCCGCGACCTGGCCGCGCGGATCTTCGGCGACCTCTCCACCCCGGAGCGGCTCGCCGCGGCCGGCAGCAGCAGCGACGCCGAGACATGGAAGGCGCTGTGCGCGGCCGGGCTGGTGGCGGCCGTCGCGGACACGGGGCTCCTCGGCCTTGTACTGCTCCTGGAGGAGCAGGGGCGGACCACGGCCCAGGTGCCGTTCGCGGCCAGCTGTGTGTACGGGCTGCTGGCGGTGTCCGCCCACGGATCACCGGAGCAGCGGGAGCGGCTGCTGCCGGGGATCGGGGACGGGACGGCGGTGGTGTGCGGGGCGGTCTTCGAGCCGGGAGGCGTACGGGCGGACGCGGCGGGGCGGCTGAGCGGCGTCGTCCCCGTGGTGCCGTGGCTGAGGGACGCCAGCCATGTGCTCGTCGCGGACGACCGGCGCCGGTTGTGGCTCGTGCGGACCGCTGACGCGCGGTGCGCGCCGGTCGAGCTGACGGCGCCCTGGGCGGCGGGACGGCTGACGCTGGAGGGGACGCCGGGTGAGCCGGTGGGCGGGACGGACGCGTACGACGACGTGCTCGCCACCGCCCGGACGGCCTTCGCGGGGCTGCAGGCCGGGGTGTGCGCCGGGTCGCTGGCACGAGCCGTGGAGCACACCAACACACGCGAGCAGTTCGGACGTCCGCTCGCGGCCAAGCAGGGTGTCCAACTCCGGGCCGCGGACGCGTACATGGACACCGAGGCGATACGGGTGACGGCGTACGAGGCGGCGTGGCGGCGCGACGAGGGGCTCGCGTACGCGACGCACGCGCTGACCGCGGCCTGGTGGGCGTCCGAGGCGGGTCAGCGGGTCGTTCACGCGGGCCAGCATCTGCACGGAGGGACGGGCGCCGACCTGGAGCACCCGGTGCACCGGCACTTCCTGTGGGGGCGGCAGCTGGACGCGTACCTGGGGTGCGGGAGCGAAGTCCTCCAGGAACTGGGGGAGCTGATCGCGAGCGGGGAGGAGGAGACATGA
- a CDS encoding bifunctional MaoC family dehydratase N-terminal/OB-fold nucleic acid binding domain-containing protein, translated as MSDEAAELEARLKAYEGRAAAVAGVGKDPVNEPMIRHWCEAMGDTNAAYTGPDAVAPPTMLQAWTMGGLSGHEGRSDAYDELLGLLDEAGCTSVVATDCEQEYLRPLRPGDEITFDAVIESVSERKTTKLGTGHFVTTRMDVRANGEPAGTHRFRILKYAPARAKPKATRPRPVVNRDNAGFWEGVGRHQLLIQRCGGCGTLRFPWLPGCGACGSPEWDTLEASGDGTVYSYVVMHHPPFPAFDPPYAVGLIELAEGVRIVSNVIGVPSDKVRIGMPVRLRFERYDEELVLPVFRAGAEGGR; from the coding sequence GTGAGCGACGAGGCGGCCGAGCTGGAGGCGCGGCTCAAGGCGTACGAAGGGCGTGCGGCCGCCGTCGCGGGCGTGGGCAAGGACCCGGTCAACGAGCCGATGATCCGGCACTGGTGCGAGGCGATGGGCGACACCAACGCGGCGTACACGGGCCCGGACGCCGTGGCGCCGCCCACCATGCTCCAGGCGTGGACGATGGGCGGCCTGTCCGGGCACGAGGGCCGCTCGGACGCGTACGACGAGCTGCTCGGCCTGCTCGACGAGGCCGGCTGCACCTCCGTGGTCGCCACCGACTGCGAGCAGGAGTACCTGCGCCCGCTGCGGCCCGGCGACGAGATCACCTTCGACGCGGTGATCGAGTCGGTCTCCGAGCGCAAGACCACCAAGCTGGGCACCGGGCACTTCGTCACGACACGGATGGACGTACGGGCGAACGGAGAGCCGGCGGGGACGCACCGGTTCCGGATCCTCAAGTACGCCCCGGCGCGCGCCAAGCCCAAGGCGACCCGGCCGCGACCGGTCGTCAACCGGGACAACGCCGGGTTCTGGGAGGGCGTCGGCCGGCACCAGCTGCTGATCCAGCGGTGCGGCGGCTGCGGGACGCTGCGGTTTCCCTGGCTGCCGGGGTGCGGCGCGTGCGGCTCCCCGGAGTGGGACACGCTCGAGGCGAGCGGCGACGGGACGGTCTACTCGTACGTCGTCATGCACCACCCGCCGTTCCCCGCCTTCGACCCTCCGTACGCCGTGGGCCTGATCGAGCTCGCCGAGGGCGTCCGGATCGTCAGCAACGTCATCGGGGTGCCGTCCGACAAGGTGCGGATCGGGATGCCCGTGCGGCTCAGGTTCGAGCGGTACGACGAGGAGCTGGTGCTGCCGGTCTTCCGGGCCGGTGCGGAGGGGGGACGCTGA
- a CDS encoding acyl-CoA dehydrogenase family protein codes for MHLAPTERQQRLRAELRTYFRDLMPDGPPPADDPGRQRALLRRIGADGLLGIGWPVAYGGQGRGADEQFVFFDEAYRAGAPVSMVTLNTVGPTLMKYGSEAQKEYFLPCVLRGDLVFAIGYSEPSAGTDLASLRTRAVREGESWLIDGQKIFTSNAQHADWIWLACRTDPDAPKHRGISIVLVPTDAPGFSWTPIETVGGLTTTATYYDGIRVPSSNLVGEENGGWDLITNQLNHERVALAAIGMQAEDFYAAALRAARTPDPVTGRRRVDEPWVRFRLAEVHARLAASRLLNWRLVGDVGAGRLAPGDASGVKVAGTESAVASYRMCQEVVGAQALVRSGSPGVFGDGELERMNRAAQINTFGGGVSEVQREIVATMRLGMTRGRR; via the coding sequence GTGCACCTCGCCCCCACCGAGCGCCAGCAAAGGCTGCGCGCCGAACTGCGTACGTACTTCCGGGACCTGATGCCCGACGGTCCCCCGCCCGCCGACGACCCCGGCAGGCAGCGCGCGCTGCTGCGCCGCATCGGCGCCGACGGACTGCTCGGCATCGGCTGGCCCGTCGCGTACGGGGGCCAAGGGCGCGGAGCCGACGAGCAGTTCGTGTTCTTCGACGAGGCGTACCGGGCCGGAGCGCCGGTGTCGATGGTCACGCTGAACACCGTCGGACCGACCCTCATGAAGTACGGGAGCGAGGCGCAGAAGGAGTACTTCCTGCCGTGCGTCCTCAGGGGCGACCTCGTCTTCGCGATCGGGTACTCGGAGCCCTCGGCGGGTACGGACCTGGCCTCGCTGCGCACCCGCGCCGTGCGGGAGGGCGAGTCCTGGCTGATCGACGGGCAGAAGATCTTCACCTCCAACGCCCAGCACGCCGACTGGATCTGGCTCGCCTGCCGTACCGACCCCGACGCGCCCAAGCACCGGGGCATCTCGATCGTCCTCGTGCCCACGGACGCGCCGGGCTTCTCGTGGACACCGATCGAGACGGTGGGCGGGCTGACCACCACGGCCACGTACTACGACGGCATCCGCGTCCCCTCCTCGAACCTCGTCGGCGAGGAGAACGGCGGCTGGGATCTCATCACCAACCAGCTCAACCACGAGCGGGTCGCCCTCGCCGCGATCGGCATGCAGGCCGAGGACTTCTACGCGGCCGCGCTGCGGGCGGCGCGCACCCCCGATCCGGTGACCGGGCGGCGTCGGGTTGACGAGCCCTGGGTGCGTTTTCGGCTGGCCGAGGTGCATGCCCGGCTGGCGGCATCACGCCTGCTCAACTGGCGTTTGGTGGGGGATGTCGGGGCCGGCCGGCTGGCCCCGGGCGACGCGAGTGGCGTGAAGGTCGCGGGAACGGAATCGGCGGTCGCTTCGTACCGAATGTGTCAGGAAGTCGTGGGTGCGCAGGCGCTGGTGCGCTCCGGTTCGCCGGGTGTGTTCGGGGACGGCGAGCTGGAGCGGATGAACAGGGCGGCGCAGATCAACACGTTCGGGGGCGGGGTGAGCGAGGTGCAGCGGGAGATCGTGGCGACCATGCGGCTCGGGATGACGAGGGGGCGGCGGTGA
- a CDS encoding bifunctional DNA primase/polymerase, which yields MATIDRQATTLALAHALSAAERGLAVIPLSRTKLPALRSPHRDDPDPDPTSPPCHGACGRFGHGVYDASTDPRRIRALFAAAPWATGYGIACGLDPHRLIGIDLDTKSGTDSSAALCELALRHLFTIPETVVVLTPSGGRHLWLTGPPDVVVPNSASRLAPGIDIRGAGGYLVGPGSRTEHGVYATAPGTAQLAPAPCPRELLRLLTPPPRAHHHAPPATGQHGQGLVQFVLAAHEGQRNTRLFWAACRAYENGIGPELTTALVEAALRTGLTEREARSTIASASRMTFPRPWPPENGTTPRTARP from the coding sequence ATGGCCACCATCGACCGGCAGGCCACGACCCTGGCCCTGGCCCACGCCCTGTCCGCCGCCGAACGCGGACTCGCGGTGATCCCGCTGTCCCGCACGAAGCTCCCGGCCCTGCGCTCCCCCCACCGCGACGACCCCGATCCCGACCCGACGTCCCCTCCCTGCCACGGCGCATGCGGCCGCTTCGGACACGGCGTGTACGACGCCTCCACCGACCCCCGCCGCATCCGCGCGCTCTTCGCCGCCGCGCCCTGGGCGACCGGCTACGGCATCGCCTGCGGCCTCGATCCGCACCGCCTCATCGGCATCGACCTCGACACCAAATCCGGTACGGACTCCTCGGCCGCCCTGTGCGAACTGGCCCTGCGCCACCTGTTCACGATCCCGGAGACGGTGGTCGTGCTGACCCCGAGCGGCGGCCGCCACCTCTGGCTGACCGGACCGCCCGACGTGGTCGTCCCCAACTCGGCGAGCCGACTGGCCCCGGGCATCGACATCCGCGGCGCCGGCGGCTACCTGGTCGGCCCCGGCTCCCGCACCGAGCACGGCGTGTACGCAACGGCCCCGGGCACCGCCCAGTTGGCGCCCGCGCCCTGCCCGCGCGAACTCCTGCGCCTGCTCACGCCCCCGCCCCGCGCGCACCACCACGCGCCCCCTGCGACCGGCCAACACGGCCAGGGGCTGGTCCAGTTCGTGCTCGCCGCCCACGAAGGCCAGCGCAACACCCGCCTCTTCTGGGCCGCCTGCCGCGCCTACGAGAACGGCATCGGCCCGGAACTGACCACCGCCCTCGTCGAGGCCGCCCTCCGCACCGGCCTCACCGAACGCGAGGCCCGCTCGACGATCGCCTCGGCGTCCCGGATGACGTTCCCACGCCCCTGGCCACCGGAAAACGGAACGACACCACGAACCGCCCGTCCCTAG
- a CDS encoding VOC family protein, translating to MTLEWHNVIVHSADPEALGQWWAEALGWVVVHTSDVEFAIRPEPDRLPGLEFVRLDESKKAKSRLHLDFVPGDQDAEVARLEALGAQRVDIGQGDQSWVVMADPEGNEFCVLGQRPQ from the coding sequence ATGACCTTGGAATGGCACAACGTAATTGTCCACTCGGCAGATCCGGAGGCCCTGGGCCAGTGGTGGGCCGAGGCTCTTGGTTGGGTTGTGGTCCACACCTCTGATGTGGAGTTCGCGATCCGCCCGGAGCCGGATCGCCTGCCGGGGTTGGAGTTCGTCCGGCTTGATGAGAGCAAGAAGGCCAAGAGCCGACTGCATCTCGACTTCGTGCCTGGTGATCAGGACGCCGAGGTGGCTCGCCTGGAGGCTCTTGGCGCACAGCGTGTCGATATTGGTCAGGGTGACCAGTCCTGGGTTGTCATGGCAGACCCCGAAGGCAACGAGTTCTGTGTCCTTGGCCAACGACCTCAGTGA
- a CDS encoding CU044_5270 family protein codes for MIRKKSRREESLDHAELARLLPAPGDPHLSLDRHLLLEEHLMREIQPVAPAPAPSRRVARRVLLIGVPVTAAGLAGAFAFTALTGSGGSRTTAATPPPVEAPVVRIEPGSTAQLASTVEHIAAAASADKTPEPGPGQYIYIKSKVSYLSVLHTDTDKSKTLVQPLHIREAWNSPDGKQGWLDEPGYQPKGGVTLNSDVESSLNAPSYDYLKTLPTDPDALLKKIYKETKGQGNSPDQEAFTTVGDLLGEQLAPAKLNAALYRAAAKIPGVVVVDHVTDAAGREGIALAHVDQQSGDRTEWIFDRKTYAYLGSRGVQVKQADDVKPGTVLEYTAVLERAVVDAQKQRPGAQGTGA; via the coding sequence ATGATCCGCAAGAAGTCTCGGCGTGAGGAGTCGCTGGACCACGCGGAGCTGGCCCGGTTGCTGCCGGCGCCTGGAGACCCGCACCTGTCGCTCGACCGTCACCTGCTTCTCGAGGAGCACCTGATGCGCGAGATCCAGCCCGTTGCACCCGCCCCTGCGCCGTCCCGCCGCGTGGCACGCCGTGTCCTGCTGATCGGTGTCCCGGTCACCGCTGCCGGCCTGGCCGGCGCCTTCGCCTTCACCGCGCTGACCGGTTCCGGGGGCAGCCGCACGACCGCGGCCACCCCGCCCCCGGTCGAAGCGCCGGTCGTCCGCATCGAGCCCGGCAGCACCGCCCAGCTCGCCTCCACCGTCGAGCACATCGCCGCCGCCGCCTCGGCCGACAAGACGCCCGAACCCGGCCCGGGCCAGTACATCTACATCAAGAGCAAGGTCTCCTACCTCTCCGTCTTGCACACCGACACAGACAAGTCCAAGACCTTGGTCCAGCCCCTGCATATCCGTGAGGCATGGAATTCCCCCGACGGCAAGCAGGGCTGGCTGGACGAGCCCGGGTACCAGCCCAAGGGCGGTGTCACCCTCAACAGCGACGTCGAGAGCAGCTTGAACGCCCCCTCCTACGACTACCTCAAGACGCTGCCCACCGACCCGGACGCCCTGCTGAAGAAGATCTACAAGGAGACCAAGGGCCAGGGGAACTCCCCGGACCAGGAGGCATTCACCACGGTCGGCGACCTGCTGGGGGAGCAGCTCGCACCGGCGAAGCTGAACGCAGCGCTGTACCGGGCCGCGGCCAAGATCCCCGGGGTTGTGGTGGTGGACCATGTCACGGACGCCGCGGGACGCGAGGGCATCGCCCTGGCCCACGTCGACCAGCAGAGCGGCGATCGCACCGAGTGGATCTTCGACCGCAAGACGTACGCCTATCTCGGCAGCCGCGGTGTCCAGGTCAAGCAGGCCGACGACGTCAAGCCTGGCACGGTCCTCGAATACACCGCCGTGCTGGAGCGGGCCGTCGTCGACGCCCAGAAGCAGCGCCCCGGCGCGCAAGGTACCGGTGCGTAA
- a CDS encoding RNA polymerase sigma factor, producing the protein MDVDYSLHTRIRAGDPEAFRELFRDHARLVHRHAVRVTGDWTVAEDIVSLTFLEAWRLRVKLRDEGDSPRPWLMGIAVNVLRNTTRAARRHQRALERLPAKETVPDFADELVGRIADADQLAAAQRVLKKLRRSEREVFTLCVWSGLGYAEAAAVLGVPVGTVRSRLSRARKRLSKLADEELRKRREPLPRNGQVQGGRTSAARSHESYEERSE; encoded by the coding sequence ATGGACGTGGACTACTCATTGCACACCCGGATACGGGCAGGCGACCCCGAGGCGTTCCGCGAGCTCTTCCGTGACCACGCCCGACTGGTCCACCGGCACGCGGTGCGCGTGACCGGGGACTGGACCGTCGCCGAGGACATCGTCTCGCTGACCTTCTTGGAGGCGTGGCGGCTGCGCGTCAAGCTGCGGGACGAGGGCGACAGTCCGCGCCCCTGGTTGATGGGCATCGCCGTGAACGTACTGCGCAACACCACCCGCGCTGCGCGCCGCCACCAGCGGGCCCTGGAGCGCCTGCCGGCCAAGGAAACGGTCCCGGACTTCGCCGACGAACTCGTCGGCCGCATAGCCGATGCCGACCAACTGGCTGCCGCCCAGCGGGTGCTGAAGAAGCTGCGCCGGAGCGAGCGCGAGGTCTTCACGCTCTGTGTGTGGTCCGGGCTCGGCTACGCGGAGGCGGCGGCCGTGCTCGGCGTCCCGGTCGGCACCGTGCGCTCCCGCCTGTCCCGCGCCCGCAAACGACTGAGCAAGCTGGCCGACGAAGAACTGAGGAAACGCAGGGAACCGCTACCGCGCAACGGACAAGTACAGGGCGGCCGCACTTCTGCGGCCCGGTCACACGAGTCGTACGAGGAGAGGTCCGAATGA
- a CDS encoding S1C family serine protease codes for MSTENEGTAVPPAPSAPPVPVETPAASAQSAAPEGGAPTAQLPAVPPSAPGAPEQTPAYASMGAGTPEAHGHAPGAPVSAAEAGWPPPPPAVPSYADGGGSGAGGWGSSYGQPAPKPKNGRGGLVAAILVAALVAGGVGGGIGYSLAKNNDNSTDSTTVSAPSGSGDVKRASGTVANVAARALPSTVTIEAESSSGSGGTGTGFVFDTQGHILTNNHVVAEAVDGGKLTATFPNGKKYDAEVVGHAQGYDVAVIKLKNAPSDLKPLTLGDSDAVAVGDSTIAIGAPFGLSNTVTTGIISAKNRPVASSDGSASSKASYMSALQTDASINPGNSGGPLLDAQGAVIGINSAIQSSSSGGLGGTSQSGSIGLGFAIPINQAKHVAQQLIKTGKPVYPVIGASVSLEDGTGGAKITEQGASGSAAVTSGGPADKAGLKPGDVITKLDDQVIDSGPTLIGEIWTHQPGDVVKLTYTRDGKTHTAEVTLGQRDGDS; via the coding sequence GTGAGCACCGAGAACGAGGGCACTGCAGTACCCCCGGCCCCGTCCGCACCTCCTGTGCCGGTGGAAACTCCCGCTGCTTCCGCGCAGAGCGCTGCGCCCGAAGGGGGCGCGCCGACCGCCCAGCTCCCGGCGGTGCCTCCGAGCGCCCCCGGCGCACCGGAGCAGACACCGGCGTACGCGTCGATGGGCGCCGGGACTCCTGAGGCGCACGGGCACGCCCCCGGAGCGCCGGTCTCCGCCGCCGAGGCGGGCTGGCCGCCCCCGCCGCCCGCCGTTCCCTCGTACGCGGACGGTGGCGGCTCGGGAGCGGGCGGCTGGGGCTCCTCCTACGGGCAGCCCGCGCCGAAGCCCAAGAACGGGCGCGGCGGCCTGGTCGCGGCGATCCTGGTGGCCGCGCTGGTCGCGGGCGGCGTCGGCGGCGGCATCGGCTACTCGCTGGCCAAGAACAACGACAACTCCACCGACTCGACGACCGTCTCCGCGCCGAGCGGCAGCGGCGACGTGAAGCGGGCCTCGGGCACGGTCGCGAACGTGGCCGCCAGGGCGCTGCCGAGCACCGTCACCATCGAGGCCGAGAGCAGCAGCGGCTCGGGCGGCACCGGCACCGGGTTCGTCTTCGACACCCAGGGCCACATCCTCACCAACAACCACGTCGTGGCGGAGGCGGTCGACGGCGGCAAGCTCACCGCGACCTTCCCCAACGGCAAGAAGTACGACGCCGAGGTCGTCGGCCACGCGCAGGGCTACGACGTCGCGGTCATCAAGCTCAAGAACGCGCCGTCGGACCTGAAGCCCCTCACCCTGGGTGACTCCGACGCGGTGGCGGTCGGCGACTCCACGATCGCGATCGGCGCGCCCTTCGGCCTCTCGAACACGGTGACCACGGGCATCATCAGCGCCAAGAACCGCCCCGTGGCCTCCAGCGACGGCAGTGCCAGCAGCAAGGCCTCCTACATGAGCGCCCTGCAGACGGACGCCTCGATCAACCCGGGCAACTCCGGTGGCCCTCTCCTGGACGCCCAGGGCGCGGTCATCGGCATCAACTCGGCGATCCAGTCCTCGAGCAGCGGCGGTCTGGGCGGCACCAGCCAGTCCGGCTCCATCGGTCTCGGCTTCGCGATCCCGATCAACCAGGCGAAGCACGTCGCCCAGCAGCTGATCAAGACCGGCAAGCCGGTCTACCCGGTGATCGGCGCCTCGGTCTCCCTCGAGGACGGCACCGGCGGCGCGAAGATCACCGAGCAGGGTGCGAGCGGCTCCGCGGCGGTCACCTCCGGCGGCCCCGCCGACAAGGCCGGTCTCAAGCCCGGCGACGTCATCACCAAGCTCGACGACCAGGTGATCGACAGCGGCCCGACCCTCATCGGCGAGATCTGGACCCACCAGCCCGGCGACGTCGTGAAGCTCACGTACACGCGCGACGGAAAGACCCACACGGCCGAGGTCACCCTCGGACAGCGCGACGGCGACAGCTGA
- a CDS encoding glycerophosphodiester phosphodiesterase, with protein sequence MTHARQHPIQVVAHRGASEEAPEHTLAAYKKAIEDGADALECDVRLTADGHLVCVHDRRVNRTSNGRGAVSALELADLAALDFGSWKNRDESPDWEYDPGDPQDTSVLTLERLLELVADAGRRVELAIETKHPTRWAGQVEDRLQLLLKRFGLDAPASAATSPVRVMSFSARSLHRVRSASPTLPTVYLLQFISPRLRDGRLPAGVRIAGPSMRIVRSHPGYIERLKRAGHQVHVWTVNEPEDVDLCVELGIDAIITNRPRAVLRQLGR encoded by the coding sequence GTGACCCACGCACGACAGCACCCGATTCAGGTCGTCGCCCACCGCGGGGCCTCCGAAGAGGCTCCCGAGCACACGCTGGCCGCGTACAAGAAGGCGATCGAGGACGGTGCGGACGCCCTCGAGTGCGATGTACGGCTGACCGCGGACGGACATCTCGTCTGTGTGCACGACCGCCGCGTCAACCGTACGTCCAACGGCCGCGGAGCCGTCTCCGCACTGGAGCTCGCCGACCTCGCCGCCCTGGACTTCGGCTCCTGGAAGAACCGCGACGAGTCGCCCGACTGGGAGTACGACCCCGGGGACCCGCAGGACACCTCCGTCCTCACCCTGGAGCGACTGCTCGAACTCGTCGCCGACGCGGGCCGCCGCGTGGAGCTGGCCATCGAGACCAAGCACCCCACGCGTTGGGCGGGCCAGGTCGAGGACCGGCTGCAGCTCCTCCTGAAGCGCTTCGGCCTGGACGCCCCGGCGAGCGCCGCCACCTCTCCGGTGCGCGTCATGAGCTTCTCGGCGCGCTCCCTGCACCGCGTCCGGTCCGCGTCCCCGACGCTGCCGACGGTCTATCTTCTGCAGTTCATCTCGCCCCGGCTGCGCGACGGACGACTGCCGGCCGGTGTCCGGATCGCGGGCCCCTCGATGCGGATCGTACGCAGTCACCCCGGATACATCGAACGGCTGAAAAGAGCCGGTCATCAGGTCCACGTCTGGACGGTGAACGAACCCGAGGACGTCGATCTCTGCGTTGAACTGGGCATCGACGCCATCATCACCAACCGCCCACGCGCGGTGCTGCGTCAACTCGGCCGCTGA